TAAATCTATTTCAAATGTTGCCAGGTCTAAGCCATCGAGTCCAACATTCCAAGAATATTAATCCACATGTAATGCTATCTTACAAACTTCAATTTTTCGCCCATTAAAATGCGATGCCTTGCAAattactgttattttttttttactatttacaTGATTTGTTGGTGGACTCTGTAGATGATAACTAGCCCaatcattatggattgctaatcatacaactatatattattaaaaaaaatgcaatattttGCAAGTTATTATTGACTGGTACATGTTTCGATTTCCATTAAAACCATGCTGTATAAGTgctttagttttttagttttaccttGAGAAAATGAGACCATTTGTTTACGCGATTGCGATAGTTTTTTTCCGCAAACCATGTAAACAATACGTTTGGTAACAATAAAATGCAAATTACTGTGTATGTGGGGCCCGTTGAAACCGCCGGTTCGTGAGAAGCAGCTCTAAGCTACTTCTCACGCGGCCGCATCTATATGTCAGGTGATAATTCACTGgggcactgttcacgtgaacagtgcaggTGAATCTCAACTGCTCATTGGACCATGTCCGacctggtatttttttttaaattaagttttacttgaaaaattagtatttaatattatttaataatactatataaattagaaggacatcacatgatgacgtagcatttgcagaatttggtcgcaattccaattttatttcttatgatattttacttgattttgttgCACGTTCAAAATATCATGGAAACTATAGtttttatcggatgaatttcatacatgataaaaattatagataagttaatagaataataaaaaaatatttcatacgTGATAATATtggtagttaaatctataatatttaaattaaaaaccattaatattaatatatatctttttttagttattttataacctcaatttgaaaaatatttgtaaccaaacacattaaactattttttattcaaccttaatttgaaccatagttttaaccaaatatatataaatattaaaccaatttttgactaaaaatattttttataaaataaattttaaaaatcataaccacaaatgctactataatatcaaacacactaaTATATGCTGTAGACACACCTTATTCCTAATTTGTAATATGTAAGCAATGATTATTCCTAATTAGCTGTAAAGCATGACGTGCAACACACGTGCTGCTTTTGGATGGGATTGCAATAATGAAAAAAGGATGGACAAAGATAGTGCTAAAATTCTATCAAAAacttccatataaaaaaaataaaaagacaaggaAAGAAAAGTATTCAATTGAGGGATAAAGCAGGTTTCTATCATCAAAGTGATGTTTCACAAAGACAATTACTCTTTGAAAAGGCATCTAGTATGACCCAGCGTTTACATTTAGTGTGATAAAAAGCTAGGTACTTTTTGTATTGGCCGATACAGACAAGATTATGCGTAGAAAATGCGGCATTTTGACAAGACTAGGTGTAGAAAAAACGGGATTTTGATAAGATTAGGTGCAGAAAAAGCGGGATTCTGACATAAAATGGGCAGAGCTATTCATTATTAAGGGTTAGAACTGTTAAACTAACTGACATCAAATACAAAATTAGagaatagattttttaaataatttgtatattatgaatgtattaatttaatttaaatataaataaaatatatataaattaaattaaaaatactattttattttcaataaataaaactacataaatattatttaacaataacaacaatattaCTTTGtcttcaaaatcaaaagaatcaaAGGATAATAAGGCCAAAAAGAGAGAAGCCACCTCCCTTTTCAGGATGTTTCAGCCACTGATGGGTTCCTGCAATGCTGATGTTCCTTATACCAAACAGGAAATCAATGGACGTCTGTATAAGGCTCTGGTGACATGCAACAAGAAGGATGTTGTATATCTCTGCCAAAGAATTCCAGATCATGCATTGCACGTAATAACAGTGAATGATGATACTGTTCTCCACATGGCTACGTATGCTAAAGAAGCAGCCTTGGTGGAAAAATTACTAGAAGACTTGCCTGATCATCATGTCGACAAGTTGACCCGACAAAATCGAGTGGGAAACACAATTCTCCATGAGACTGCCACTAGCAACCATGCGATTGCTGTTGCAGATAAACTGCTAAAGAGGGCCCCCGGACTGTTAGGTATGCGCAACCACAATGGGGAGACGGCTCTGTTTCGTGCAGCTCGGTACGGAAAAACTGATATGTTCAACTTTCTAGCTGCTAAAGTCTCTGTATATGACGAAGCAGGTCTGCAATTTTATGTTCAGAGAAGTGATAAAACCACTATCCTCCACATTGCAATTCTTTCTGAACACTTCGGTAAGCATTATAAATCACAAGTTCATTTCTTGGGCACTTCTGTATGTTATGTTTGgtggaattaaataaaatctcaattcTGAGGCATGctgaagtttttattttgctgCTCTAAAACAAAAACTTCTCTCTGGtacaattttaatgaaaaaaacagatTTGGCATCCCAAATTGCATTGGACTACAAACATTTAATCAGCGAAAAAGACGGTGATGGGATGACGAGTCTTCAACTTCTTTCATGCAACCCGTCAGCTTTTAAACAAGAGCCTGAAGATGGATTCATCAAGTTAGGTATGTATACAAGATCACTTCCATTTTGCTAATCACATTCAGAACAGCTAATACTATAGTGCACTTCTTTCTTGTCAAGATTATGAAACTTGAACAATCCTTCCTTAATCTTCATATAGAAATAATGTGCtgctaatttctttctttttctctgaaTTTTTCGTACTTGAAATAATAAGATTCTTGTACATAGGTTAATCTTCTTACAGTCATGTATTTTCCATCTTTCTGCAAAATAATTCATccttttagataatttttatttatgtggtgTTCAAGAGCCTAAAGTTAATATACAGTATGTTGCTGACTTGCTTTATTCCTTGGATAGCTAAATCCTGTTGCAGTACAGCTTGGCAGGAGAAGGTTCAGAATCAAAAGGATAAATATAAATCAGCTGTAGAGCTTGCCAAGCTTTTATCTAGAAATGATACCTCATGGGAAGTTACTTATTCTAGCATTGACCAGAGCAAGCCTAAAATACACAGATATGGAGAGATAGGTGGGCAAGAAGGGATGTCTTTGGCTGCTAGAATTCCTGAGAGAATGGATGATGTTGGTGAAACTCCTTTGATTTTGGCTACGAAGTCAGGAATTGTGGAGATAGTGGAAGAAATACTCAGGCTTTATCCTCAAGCAGTTGAACATGTTGATGACGAAGGTCGCAATGTGTTGCATGTGGCAATCAAATACAGAGAGTTAAAGATTTTCGAGCTTGTGACGAAAATGGAAGTGCCCATGAAGAGACTGGTAAGAAAGATTGATAACGAGGGGAATTCTATTCTGCACACTGTTGGTATAAAGAGAATGGATTTTGTATCTGAGAAGATGGAAGGCCCTGCATTCCTTTTACAAGAAGAGTTGCTATGGTTTGAGGTGCTTTTTAGACTTTTAGCATCAACATATGATTCACACACAGGcatattttttagaatgctgCACTAATCTTGAATCTTTAAGCAATTGGAACAAAACTTGAGGAATTTGCATTGCATTTCCACATACtgtagaaaagaagaaagaactaaaaatattaatggtcTAATGCTTATTTTCTTTGGAAAAATTCAGTGATTGACATGTCTGTTTTTTATTGCGTGCGAGAATACAGCGAGTCGAAAAAGTCACTCCACCTCATTTCATAAGCCACCATAACAGTCAGAACCTCTCTGCAGAGGGTTTGTTTATTACTGCAAACTCTGAACTTCGCAGCTCAGCGAAAGAATGGATGAAGAGCACTGCAGAAGGATCTTCGGTTGTGGCTGTTCTGATTGCTACAGTCGCCTTTGCAGCACCCTACACAGTTCCAGGAGGTCCAAATCAGAGCACCGGTGTTCCTGTCCTCGTTAATAAACCGTTCTTTGTGGTTTTCACTGTCTCGGACGTGCTATCTCTCACCTTTGCTTTGACATCAGTTGTGACATTTCTCTCCATCCTCTCATCGCCATTTCGATTTAAAGATTTCAAGCATACACTTCCCAATAAGTTGATGGCAGGCTTCACATTTCTGTTCCTTTCCGTGGCTATGATGATGGTAGCATTTGGATCAACAATCTTTCTGACGATATACAATAAGGAAAATTGGGCTAAAGTTACTCTATACACAGTCTCTTTTATCCCAGTTTGCATCTTCGCGCTATCTTATTTTCCTCTCTATTCCTCACTATCAAAAACTTACAAATATTTGCTCGAAAACTTTCCTTTAACTAAACTTGTTCTATCCAAACCTTGTATGATGATGTCCAAATGTTTAAAATGTTGTCAAGTCCAAACCTCAGAGTCCCACATTCCATGAAATACCATACATGGATGATAATATGTATTATTGTTAACGTTGTGCAGCAAGTTATTGAGTTGTTGATAATTGTAAGGATTTCAATAATCATATTTTACCAATTTATGATGAGTGAAGACTATCCTTGTTGGTGATCCAGGTAAACGTAGATGGAAGCAACACGCTTGCAAAGAATGAAGCttagatttttatttctaatatattgGAATTGGATTTGTTTCcaatcttctatttttttttttagttttcttaaaattcaTTGTGTTTCTCTCTGTTATTATTTGAACGGTTGtttcattaataaatcaattgattattataaaaaaaaaaatcaacaccaaTTGTCAATACTCGATGTCGGGCAACGGCTCCgctcattttgtttatttaacaaaaagatttttattattgggggaaataaaaattttattggagtcgtcATTTAGTAatatgagggaactagaaatcccaaattagacactggtccCAGAGATTCGAGTACTGGGTTAactatgattaagggaaggtagacaccactcttaaaacatcctttcaaaagaaaggttacccttacttgtgtgttttttatttgatttaaatgctattatatttcgagcttatttgcaattatatatattttttaaaatagttaatgtcggtccctaaaaaataggagacacgttaaaaatgacatgagTCCCTAAAAGTAGGAGACTCGTCTAAACTAtcgacgtttaaccctaaaaaggagatttatgtCTGAATtaccaacaagaaaaaaatggatataatccatatttggtatAAATATCCTTGACATCAGTCAttttctgtaaaaagagacgtgtcgacaaacaacGTTCGTAGGAGACGCGTTAGGAAAATGACATCAGTTCCTAAAAAATTGGaaactcgtctaaaatattgacgtttgaccctaaaaaggagaagtacgtctgagttaccaaaaaaactatggacataatccatatttggtattttaactttttgacatcggtccttttatataaaaaggtcGACgaacaatatttgtttataaaataaaaatattttgatatcattgaGAAATGGGTATAATTATATTCGAGAATTAGGCTTTGGACCCACGAACGATAACATGATAGGATGGGTGTTGGACCAGCGTCgttattctttttatacttgtttttgttttttttgttttacaacatgcaagaaaatttacaaatatttacataaaaaagttAGAAATCCCAAAAAATTTACCTGAGTGCCCCTGTATAGGTAAAAAACTGAAATACCCTCGGATTTCTTGGAAAATTACGAAAATGCCATTGCcggcgcgtgtggctcacgcgCGGTTACTGTTGAAGGTGGCGAATTTTGCCGGTGAGCTTTACGGCCAATCAATGGTTGATCCTGGTAGATCTGATGGAGAAGATTCTGATGGTGGTGGTCTCGACGGCTGTTGATGGCTGAAGAGGGAGAATCGTCGACTTGAAGCTTCGGTGGCCGGCGAGGATCGCGGCCTTTTTCCGGCCAGATGAGGCGGTGAAAACGGTTAAAAACGTAGGGGTTTTGCTTTAAACCAGTGGATAAACCTTTATGTGGTGGTGCGGCGGCTTGATATGGCCGGAAAGCGTAGATCGGATGAGAGAGAGGGAGTCGCCGgcgagaagagagagaagctcTGAGTCACGCTATGGTGTGGACGCGTGCACGGTACACCTTTACCACTGAACTCTATACCCCGTTGGATCTCGGATGAAATGATCGGATGGCTGTGATTGACTTGATATGCAGGTTGATCGGACGACCAGGATTGTCTGGGTTTTGTTCCGGTGTAGCGCGGTGTACCGAAAGTTCGGTACACCGGGTAACGTGGCGCAACGGGATCCAATGTCAGATTATTTCAACGGCTGAGATTTGTTGGGACATGTTTGGTAttttccaaattgttttttttgaaaaaaataaatcttactctcccgaagaaaaagaagaaaaaaatgaatagtgccaaatataaatcaattcttTAACTTCGTTTCTGCCTGACTTCTTTCCCCTTCTCCCTAATTTTCGGTAGCTATTTATAGCCGGGGACAGCTAAGCACCTGCTCCCTTTATAATTCACCTGCTCAGCCAACTGCCTCCGATCATGCAACTACTCTGCTgacttgtattattattatttttttttattattttattatatgtaataataaatatttatatgggtaaaattaaaaattcaaatcagtattagaaaaaagCCCGTTTCAACCGctaacacacaaaaaaacatttgataggTATCAACCCGGTAAACCGGGTTTTAACcgaaaaatgatggttttgacccaaaaataacccgaaactcatttttcatctcggtcgacatggtttgacccgtattgaccaggtgaactcggttttgatCGAAAATGAcgtttttgacccgaaacagcccggAACTCATTTTGAaacctggtcgacatggtttgacccgtattgacccggtgaactcggttttggtcgaaaatgacgattttgacccgaaacagcccgaaactcatttttaaaCCTGGTCAACATGGTTTTAATGAaaagatgcggttgactcgagaaaaaaaaatatttttgaattttcaaatttttcttaatttttttttataaataataataaaaataaaataacattcaagaaaattgtGTGTcgaaaattgggttacaacaccaATAATTAAATAACCAACAGAGAGTGATATTGTTGATCAATGTCGCTCCTTTAAGTTGAATTGATCCTGGCCTGGTGCTGCATCTGGTTCTTCTTTCTATATTTGCAAACTAAAACAGGATGACTGTGCCTAAAATTTTGATTTCCAGTGAGCAACTTATGCCTGATCATCATGTTTAGTCAGCTATATATACCTGTTGCCAATGTGCTGCACCATTTGGCTCTCTTGCTACTGAATTTGTGTCATGACTACATGTGTTTAATTAGATTATACTTAATGTTGATTATTAGGTTAAATTTGGTCCACCCATAAAAGATGATCTAATCTAAATATTTAGAGGAATTACTAAAAGAAACAATCTctagttatatatatagagagagggggggggtataacttatattaaaaggatatttcattttaaaaaataattttttaattttctaaattaatttgacaagacttataaaattattcatactataaaatatctattttgatTCCATAAGTAGTAATGAAGTAATTCATCTAACGATAAGAAAACGAATTCTCCAATAAGTTTCCTTTAAATCTACACTCAATTCAGTCAGGATGTGGGCCTTGGGGATAGCATTTCACTGAGGGAAGAAAGTTCGACTTCGTCCCTCGGATTAGATGCTAATATACTACTAACTATAGGCAAAGCTAAGATTATTCCCAATTAACTATGAGTTGTAAGCCTGGCGTGCATGCATAACATGGGAATGTTTATGACACTGCAATAATGAAACAGAATTAGTGAAAAGTAGGAATTTAATTCCGTGAATCAACACAAAGGTTATTCCTCATTCCACTAAACATGGAGAAGCACCAGCTAAAGGCATTGTTGAAGTTTGCTTGCTGAAGCTGTCAAAGAAGGAGCTGTCAACAAATCTGTTATTTCTGTTATTTCTAATTATCATGCTAATAATAAGCTATTGTCCTAGTCTCTAGGTATTAGTTATTCTGTTATTAAGTTAACAGATCATAGCATGATTTCATGCTATAAGTTTGGAattctgttttgtttattttagtatatatgTGTAACGATTGCGTGGAAGAAAGTAATACAAATTATTCATTCTATTCAAAGAAACATCAGTTTATTATTCTGCCCTTCCTTATCTTCTTCATTCTATCACATTTCTTCTCGTATACATTCTCTTCACTTCTTTACAAACACTGTCAATTGATATCAGAGCTGATTTCTTAAAGGACCTGTGATGGATAATGATGCaagtttttctcacatttcttCTCCAATCTTCAATGGAGAAAATTATCAACTTTGGGCAGTAAGGATGGAAACCTACTTGGAAGCACTTGATCTTTGGGAGGCTATCGAAGAGGATTATGAAGTTCCACCACTGCCAACTAATCCTACCTTGACTCAGATTAAGAGTCACAAGgagagaaaaaccaaaaaatccaAAGCAAAGGCATGTCTATTTGCTGCTGTCTCAACAACAGTTTTCACAAGGATTATGTCCCTAAAATCTGCCAAAGATATATGGGATTATCTGAAGGAGGAGTATGCTGGAGATGAAAGGATACGTGGAATGCAAAGCCTCAACCTCATAAGAGAGTTTGAGCTGCAGAGGATGAAGGAGTTTGAGACCATCAAAGAGTACTCAGAAAAATTGCTTGGAATTGTCAACAATGTGAGATTGTTGGGCACAGACTTTACTGATTGCAGAATTGTGGAGAAAATCCTTGTTACGGTGCCTGAAAGATATGAGGCATCTATAACTACCTTGGAGAACACCAAGGATCTATCCAAGATCAATTTGGCAGAATTGATAAATTGCCAAATTGATAAATGCTTTGCAGGCTCAAGAACAAAGGAGACTGATGAGGCTGGATCATGTTACAGAAGGAGCATTACAAGCAAAGTATCCTTATTCCAAGAGTCATTTCAGGAAAAATCAGGTTTCAAGCAGTAGCAACACTACTGCTCGTAAATTCCAGCACAAAGGAAAATTTCTCAAAAGAAATTTTCCACCCTGTCAACACTACAACAAGACAGGACATGCACCTTTCAAGTGCTGGAAAAGGCCTGATGCAAAATGCAGCAAATGTAATCAAATGCGACATGAGACAATCATCTGCAGGTCAACAATTCAAAGACAAGATGTTGATGCACAAGTGGCCAGTCAAGATGATGAAGATCAAATGTTTGtagcttcatgtttttcagtccaAACCACCTCAGATCACTGGCTGATAGATAGTGGGTGTACGAATCGCATGACCCTTGACAGAAGCCTCTCAAACCTTGCAATCTATTGAAGTAGCAAAGGTCAGAATTGGGAATGGTGCTTGTATAGCTGCAAAAGGAAAGGGGACAATTGCCATCACCACAAAGTCAGGTACAAAAACCATTTCTGAAGTTTTATATGTACCTGAAATAGATCAAAATCTATTAAGTGTGGGGCATTTGATTGAGAAAGGGATGAAGGTTGTGTtcgaaaattatttttgttatgtctTTGATGCTGCTGGACAATTAATTTTGCAAGCTAAGATGAAAGGAAAGAGTTTTTCATTCCTACCATTTGAGGAGGAGTATCCAGCTTTTCATACAAAGCTGACTGATATGGAAGTGTGGCATAAAAGAGTAGGCCACTGCCATCAACAGAGGATGATAAGCATGAAGAAACATGACTCTGTGAGAGGAGTGCCTCAATTCACTGATTTTCCATCAAATTGCAGTGCATGTCAATTTGGTAAACAAAGCAGGAAGCCGTTCTAGAAATCAACTTGGAGATCCACACAGACTCCAATTGATTCACACTGATGTTGCTGGTCCACTCAGCACACCTTCAATCAAAGGTAGTCGAtactatattctttttattgatgaCTTTTCTAGGATGTGCAGAAACATGGTGAAGTTAAGTTCATTTATTGCAAGTCTGAAAATCAATTGGCTGATCTGTTTACTAAACCACTTCTAGTAAACAGGTTTGAGTTTTTAAGACAAAGGATTGGAGTTTGTAGCTTCTCAAgcaaggaggagtgttgaagtTTGCTTGCTGAAGCTGTCAAAGAAGGAGCTGTCAACAAATCTGTTATTTCTGTTATTTCTAATTATCATGCTAATAATAAGCTATTGTCCTAGTCTCTAGGTATTAGTTATTCTGTTATTAAGTTAACAGATCATAGCATGATTTCATGCTATAAGTTTGGAattctgttttgtttattttagtatatatgTGTAACGATTGCATGGAAGAAAGTAATACGAATTATTCATTCTATTCAAAGAAACATCAGTTTATTATTCTGCCCTTCCTTATCTTCTTCATTCTATCACATTTCTTCTCGTATACATTCTCTTCACTTCTTTACAAACACTGTCAGGCATATATAAAGCAAGGTTCATTTTCAATAAAGTGCCAATTAGCACATGAA
This is a stretch of genomic DNA from Populus alba chromosome 11, ASM523922v2, whole genome shotgun sequence. It encodes these proteins:
- the LOC118062120 gene encoding uncharacterized protein; its protein translation is METYLEALDLWEAIEEDYEVPPLPTNPTLTQIKSHKERKTKKSKAKACLFAAVSTTVFTRIMSLKSAKDIWDYLKEEYAGDERIRGMQSLNLIREFELQRMKEFETIKEYSEKLLGIVNNVRLLGTDFTDCRIVEKILVTVPERYEAQEQRRLMRLDHVTEGALQAKYPYSKSHFRKNQVSSSSNTTARKFQHKGKFLKRNFPPCQHYNKTGHAPFKCWKRPDAKCSKCNQMRHETIICRSTIQRQDVDAQVASQDDEDQMFVASCFSVQTTSDHWLIDSGCTNRMTLDRSLSNLAIY
- the LOC118062086 gene encoding uncharacterized protein, coding for MFQPLMGSCNADVPYTKQEINGRLYKALVTCNKKDVVYLCQRIPDHALHVITVNDDTVLHMATYAKEAALVEKLLEDLPDHHVDKLTRQNRVGNTILHETATSNHAIAVADKLLKRAPGLLGMRNHNGETALFRAARYGKTDMFNFLAAKVSVYDEAGLQFYVQRSDKTTILHIAILSEHFDLASQIALDYKHLISEKDGDGMTSLQLLSCNPSAFKQEPEDGFIKLAKSCCSTAWQEKVQNQKDKYKSAVELAKLLSRNDTSWEVTYSSIDQSKPKIHRYGEIGGQEGMSLAARIPERMDDVGETPLILATKSGIVEIVEEILRLYPQAVEHVDDEGRNVLHVAIKYRELKIFELVTKMEVPMKRLVRKIDNEGNSILHTVGIKRMDFVSEKMEGPAFLLQEELLWFERVEKVTPPHFISHHNSQNLSAEGLFITANSELRSSAKEWMKSTAEGSSVVAVLIATVAFAAPYTVPGGPNQSTGVPVLVNKPFFVVFTVSDVLSLTFALTSVVTFLSILSSPFRFKDFKHTLPNKLMAGFTFLFLSVAMMMVAFGSTIFLTIYNKENWAKVTLYTVSFIPVCIFALSYFPLYSSLSKTYKYLLENFPLTKLVLSKPCMMMSKCLKCCQVQTSESHIP